A single region of the Oncorhynchus kisutch isolate 150728-3 unplaced genomic scaffold, Okis_V2 scaffold210, whole genome shotgun sequence genome encodes:
- the LOC116360710 gene encoding cytochrome c oxidase subunit 3-like: protein MNCFCWACFCWTCFCWACFCWACFYWACFCWACFYWACFLLGLFLLDLFLLGLFLLGLFLLGLFLLGLFLLDLFLLGLLLLGLFLLGLFLLGLFLLGLFLLDLLLLGLFLLGLFLLDLFLLGLLLLGLFLLGLFLLGLFLLDLLLLGLLLLGLFLLGLFLLDLLLLGLFLLGLFLLGLFLLGLFLLGLLLLDLFLLDLFLLGLLLLGLFLLGLFLLGLFLLGLFCWTW, encoded by the coding sequence ATGAACTGTTTCTGCTGGGCCTGTTTCTGCTGGACCTGTTTCTGCTGGGCCTGTTTCTGCTGGGCCTGTTTCTACTGGGCCTGTTTCTGCTGGGCCTGTTTCTACTGGGCCTGTTTTCTGCTGGGCCTGTTTCTACTGGACCTGTTTCTGCTGGGCCTGTTTCTGCTGGGCCTGTTTCTGCTGGGCCTGTTTCTACTGGGCCTGTTTCTGCTGGACCTGTTTCTGCTGGGCCTGTTACTACTGGGCCTGTTTCTGCTGGGCCTGTTTCTGCTGGGCCTGTTTCTACTGGGCCTGTTTCTGCTGGACCTGTTACTACTGGGCCTGTTTCTACTGGGCCTGTTTCTGCTGGACCTGTTTCTGCTGGGCCTGTTACTACTGGGCCTGTTTCTGCTGGGCCTGTTTCTACTGGGCCTGTTTCTGCTGGACCTGTTACTACTGGGCCTGTTACTACTGGGCCTGTTTCTACTGGGCCTGTTTCTGCTGGACCTGTTACTACTGGGCCTGTTTCTGCTGGGCCTGTTTCTGCTGGGCCTGTTTCTGCTGGGCCTGTTTCTGCTGGGCCTGTTACTACTGGACCTCTTTCTGCTGGACCTGTTTCTACTGGGCCTGTTACTACTGGGCCTGTTTCTACTGGGCCTGTTTCTGCTGGGCCTGTTTCTACTGGGCCTGTTTTGCTGGACCTGGTAA